In Nostoc sp. GT001, a genomic segment contains:
- a CDS encoding PA14 domain-containing protein encodes MASNQNLSTSVSPVITTKSSLESIDQGQTSISARSSLISQGDGLKAEYYDNIDFTNLKQTRIDPTVNFNWGAGSPDPSIGVDTFSARWTGQLEAKYSETYNFYTTSDDGVRLWVNGQQIINKFVDQPATLSTGSIALVAGQKYDIKLEYYENKSNAVSQLAWSSTSQAKEIIPQSQLYSNVSTPSSGSSGNGLKGEYYDNIDFTNLKQTRIDPTVNFNWGAGSPDPSIGVDTFSARWTGQLEAKYSETYNFYTTSDDGVRLWVNSQQIINKFVDQPATLSTGSIALVAGQKYDIKLEYYENKSNAVSQLAWSSTSQAKEIIPQSQLYSNVSTLGSGNGLKGEYYDNIDFTNLKVTTTNPTVNFNWGANSPAPSIEADTFSARWTGQVEAKYSETYNFYTTADDGVRLWVNGQQIINQFIDQPATESSGSIALVAGQKYDIKLEYYENKNNAVSQLRWSSASQVKEIIPQSQLYSPVLQTAITLGSSSMTVNEGSDSVTVKILRTGDLSSTSSIKYATIANTATKGVDYGSEGIESAGTLTFAAGESSTQVSIPINDDSSIEADETFNFVIDQAEGATLGVQRTLAITIQDNDRSGLDFSQPVVNEGDGTAKVIVTRGNASAAASVNYITQDGTAKAGSDYQAVSGSLSFVVGQTSNTIVIPILNDSIGESNETFALKFSNAVGVQLTNQETSISIIDNDSGNFALDTVVSGLNQPTAFEWAPDGNSMFIAQKNGVVRVTKNGTLLATPFTDIRGQVNDTRDRGLLGIAVHPDFGKSPNGNNYVYLLYTYDPPETNTSNSKNNPNSTLDDPDQNGNRTARLSRFTADPNTNYTTAIAGSEVVLLGTNGTWANIVKPDGNSTNVTLGYAPSGILNRDTGKPFTSLQDYLNNLDKVQNVQNFIANDSESHSVGSVRFGTDGSLFVSLGDGTSYNGVDPRAIRVQDKNNLSGKILRIDPITGKGLSSNPFYNGDANSNISKVYDLGLRNPFRFTIDKKTNTPVIGDVGLGTYEEVNIGKPGANFGWPFYEGGLDANGNVVSLKQPVYANLDAAKAFYNSGSSVTEPLYTYKHSGSNSILVGDFYTGNTFPSIYQGALFIGDFSQGTIDALILDSQGKVTSVKRFASTADRPNLGLPTQITTGPDGNLYYANLIGGEIDRFRPV; translated from the coding sequence ATGGCATCAAATCAAAACTTATCAACATCTGTAAGCCCAGTAATTACTACTAAATCATCTCTAGAAAGCATTGACCAGGGACAAACCAGCATTTCTGCTCGGTCTAGCCTAATCTCTCAAGGAGATGGACTAAAGGCAGAGTATTACGACAACATCGACTTCACCAATCTCAAGCAAACTCGCATAGATCCGACGGTGAACTTTAACTGGGGCGCTGGTTCTCCCGATCCGTCGATTGGTGTAGATACCTTCTCAGCGCGCTGGACAGGTCAGCTAGAAGCCAAGTACAGCGAAACTTATAACTTTTACACCACTAGTGATGATGGTGTGCGACTGTGGGTAAATGGTCAACAAATTATCAATAAGTTTGTCGATCAACCTGCCACACTATCTACCGGCTCAATCGCTCTGGTTGCAGGTCAAAAATACGATATTAAACTTGAGTACTACGAAAATAAATCCAATGCCGTTTCTCAACTGGCTTGGTCAAGCACTTCTCAGGCAAAGGAAATCATTCCTCAGTCCCAACTGTATAGTAATGTCAGCACACCTAGTAGTGGTAGTAGTGGCAACGGACTCAAAGGAGAGTACTACGACAACATCGACTTCACCAATCTCAAGCAAACTCGCATAGATCCGACGGTGAACTTTAACTGGGGCGCTGGTTCTCCCGATCCGTCGATTGGTGTAGATACCTTCTCAGCGCGCTGGACAGGTCAGCTAGAAGCCAAGTACAGCGAAACTTATAACTTTTACACCACTAGTGATGATGGTGTGCGACTGTGGGTAAATAGTCAACAAATTATCAATAAGTTTGTCGATCAACCTGCCACACTATCTACTGGCTCAATCGCCCTGGTTGCAGGTCAAAAATACGATATTAAACTTGAGTACTACGAAAATAAATCCAATGCCGTTTCTCAACTGGCTTGGTCAAGCACTTCTCAGGCAAAGGAAATCATTCCTCAGTCCCAACTGTATAGTAATGTCAGCACACTTGGTAGTGGCAATGGACTCAAAGGAGAGTACTACGACAACATCGACTTCACTAACCTAAAGGTAACTACTACAAATCCGACGGTGAACTTTAATTGGGGCGCTAATTCTCCCGCTCCGTCGATTGAAGCAGATACCTTCTCAGCGCGCTGGACAGGTCAGGTAGAAGCCAAGTACAGCGAAACTTATAACTTTTACACCACTGCTGATGATGGTGTGCGACTGTGGGTGAATGGTCAACAAATCATCAATCAGTTTATCGATCAACCTGCCACCGAATCCAGTGGCTCGATCGCACTAGTTGCAGGTCAGAAGTACGATATTAAACTTGAGTACTACGAAAATAAAAACAATGCCGTTTCTCAACTGCGTTGGTCAAGCGCCTCTCAGGTGAAAGAAATCATTCCTCAGTCTCAACTTTATTCACCAGTTCTTCAGACCGCTATCACATTAGGATCGTCTTCGATGACTGTGAACGAAGGCAGTGATAGTGTTACCGTTAAAATACTTAGAACTGGAGATTTAAGTAGTACATCCTCAATCAAGTATGCAACTATAGCTAATACTGCCACAAAAGGAGTTGACTATGGGAGTGAAGGCATTGAAAGTGCTGGAACACTGACTTTTGCGGCGGGAGAAAGCAGCACGCAGGTATCCATTCCGATCAATGATGATTCCTCGATAGAAGCAGATGAAACCTTTAATTTTGTCATCGATCAGGCAGAGGGGGCAACACTCGGAGTTCAAAGAACTCTCGCAATTACGATTCAAGACAACGATCGCTCCGGACTCGATTTCAGTCAGCCAGTAGTTAATGAGGGTGACGGCACTGCTAAGGTGATAGTTACACGGGGCAATGCTTCGGCGGCTGCTAGCGTGAACTACATAACCCAAGATGGGACTGCTAAAGCTGGATCTGACTACCAGGCTGTATCTGGAAGCTTGAGTTTTGTAGTTGGACAAACCAGCAACACTATTGTTATCCCCATTCTTAATGACAGTATTGGGGAATCAAATGAAACATTTGCTTTAAAGTTCAGTAACGCAGTTGGAGTGCAGCTCACTAATCAAGAAACAAGTATCAGTATTATTGATAATGACTCTGGTAACTTTGCTTTAGATACGGTAGTTTCTGGTTTGAATCAACCCACAGCTTTTGAATGGGCACCTGATGGTAACAGCATGTTCATTGCCCAGAAAAATGGGGTAGTGCGAGTCACGAAAAACGGTACCTTATTAGCTACACCATTTACTGATATTCGCGGACAAGTAAATGATACGCGCGATCGCGGTCTGTTAGGCATTGCTGTACATCCAGATTTTGGCAAAAGTCCAAACGGCAACAACTATGTTTACCTGTTGTATACCTACGATCCACCAGAAACTAATACAAGCAATTCTAAGAACAATCCCAATAGCACATTAGACGATCCTGACCAGAATGGGAATCGGACTGCACGGCTAAGTCGCTTTACAGCCGACCCCAACACTAATTACACTACTGCGATCGCTGGCAGCGAAGTTGTACTACTCGGCACAAATGGCACTTGGGCGAATATTGTCAAGCCAGATGGAAATAGTACAAATGTCACACTTGGCTATGCACCATCAGGAATTCTCAACAGAGATACTGGTAAGCCGTTTACCAGCTTGCAGGATTATCTCAATAATCTCGATAAAGTCCAAAATGTCCAGAATTTTATAGCTAATGATAGTGAATCTCACTCAGTTGGTTCTGTGCGTTTTGGTACTGATGGCTCTCTGTTTGTGAGCTTAGGAGATGGTACTTCCTACAATGGAGTAGACCCCAGAGCAATTCGCGTCCAGGATAAGAATAATCTATCCGGCAAGATTCTGCGGATTGACCCGATTACTGGTAAAGGCTTATCAAGCAATCCTTTCTACAACGGTGACGCCAATAGCAATATTTCCAAAGTTTATGACTTGGGTCTGCGTAACCCCTTCCGTTTCACAATTGATAAAAAGACCAATACCCCTGTAATTGGCGATGTTGGCTTAGGTACTTACGAAGAGGTCAATATCGGAAAACCAGGAGCTAACTTTGGCTGGCCATTCTATGAAGGTGGCCTTGATGCAAATGGTAATGTCGTCAGTCTGAAACAACCAGTCTACGCTAATTTAGATGCAGCAAAAGCCTTCTATAATAGTGGCTCATCTGTTACAGAACCACTGTACACTTACAAGCATTCTGGTTCTAATTCGATCCTTGTGGGTGACTTTTACACAGGTAATACTTTCCCTTCAATCTATCAAGGTGCCTTATTCATTGGTGATTTCAGTCAAGGAACTATCGATGCTTTGATATTAGATAGTCAAGGTAAAGTTACCTCAGTTAAGCGGTTTGCTTCCACAGCAGACAGACCTAATCTAGGACTGCCTACACAAATCACCACTGGTCCTGATGGTAATCTGTATTACGCAAACTTGATCGGAGGCGAGATCGATCGCTTCCGACCTGTTTAG
- a CDS encoding mercuric reductase produces the protein MTNSDLERVTVRPIDEYNQKLVSYVHPPNWVNPQPADVYDLVVIGAGTAGLVVAAGAAGLDLGLKVALIEKHLMGGDCLNVGCVPSKTIIRSARVVGEIWNAKDLGVNIPQHNIDVDFPKVMDRMRRIRADISPNDSAERFKKLGVDVFLGSGRFASKNTVEVGDKTLKFKKAVIATGARAAQLSIPGIEQAGYLTNETVFSLIQRPERLAVIGGGPIGCELAQAFRRLGSEVVLFHSGSHLLNKEDAEAAKILQKVLINEGIRVVLNSKLEEVVTVTEGKRLYFSSNGHRDSVTVDEILVGAGRSPNVENLNLEAVGVEYDKHQGVKVNDYLQTTNPKIYAAGDICMNWKFTHAADAAARIVIKNTLFSPFGIGRSKLSSLVMPWVTYTDPEIAHVGLYEHEAQKLGIEVTTIKIPFNSVDRAIADGEELGFLKIHHKKGSDEIIGATIVASHAGEMISEVTTAMVNKLGLSKLSSVIHPYPTQAEAIKKAADAYRRTLLTSNTKKFLGFLTKLS, from the coding sequence ATGACCAATTCAGATTTAGAGAGAGTCACAGTTCGCCCAATTGACGAGTATAACCAAAAGTTGGTGTCTTACGTCCATCCGCCAAATTGGGTTAATCCTCAACCTGCCGATGTTTACGACTTGGTAGTAATTGGTGCTGGTACAGCAGGATTAGTGGTGGCAGCGGGTGCTGCGGGTCTGGATTTGGGTTTAAAAGTGGCGTTAATTGAAAAGCATCTCATGGGTGGAGATTGCTTAAATGTTGGTTGCGTACCATCTAAAACTATTATTCGCTCTGCCCGCGTTGTTGGCGAAATCTGGAATGCTAAAGATTTGGGAGTTAATATTCCCCAACATAATATAGATGTTGATTTTCCCAAAGTCATGGACAGGATGCGGCGAATCAGGGCTGATATCAGCCCTAATGACTCGGCGGAACGGTTTAAAAAGTTGGGTGTCGATGTCTTTTTGGGTAGCGGTCGATTTGCAAGTAAAAATACCGTGGAAGTTGGCGACAAAACCCTCAAGTTTAAAAAGGCTGTAATTGCTACTGGCGCAAGAGCTGCACAACTGTCAATTCCGGGAATTGAACAGGCGGGTTATCTAACTAATGAGACGGTTTTTTCTCTGATTCAACGACCGGAACGTTTGGCGGTGATTGGCGGTGGCCCCATTGGTTGCGAATTGGCGCAAGCTTTCCGGCGCTTGGGTTCTGAGGTGGTGCTTTTCCATAGCGGTTCTCATCTCCTGAACAAAGAAGACGCTGAAGCGGCTAAAATTCTCCAAAAAGTTTTGATTAACGAAGGAATTCGCGTAGTGCTGAATTCCAAATTGGAAGAAGTGGTAACTGTCACCGAAGGGAAACGGCTTTACTTTTCCTCCAACGGTCATCGAGATTCGGTGACAGTCGATGAAATTTTAGTCGGTGCGGGGCGATCGCCAAATGTCGAAAATCTAAATTTAGAAGCTGTGGGTGTAGAATATGACAAGCACCAAGGCGTAAAGGTAAATGATTACCTCCAGACGACCAATCCCAAAATTTATGCAGCTGGCGATATCTGCATGAACTGGAAGTTTACCCATGCTGCTGATGCAGCGGCGCGGATTGTAATTAAAAATACCCTGTTTTCTCCCTTTGGCATAGGACGCTCGAAACTCAGTAGTTTGGTGATGCCTTGGGTAACTTATACTGACCCAGAAATTGCTCACGTAGGGTTATACGAACACGAAGCGCAGAAATTGGGTATTGAGGTGACGACAATTAAGATACCTTTTAATAGTGTAGACCGAGCGATCGCAGATGGTGAAGAGTTAGGATTTCTCAAAATCCACCATAAAAAGGGGTCTGATGAAATTATCGGTGCAACTATTGTCGCTAGTCACGCGGGGGAGATGATTTCAGAAGTGACTACGGCAATGGTGAATAAGCTCGGTTTGAGCAAGTTAAGCAGTGTAATTCATCCTTATCCCACTCAAGCCGAAGCGATTAAAAAAGCCGCTGATGCTTATCGTCGAACACTTTTAACATCAAATACCAAAAAATTCTTGGGATTTCTGACAAAGTTATCTTGA
- a CDS encoding TVP38/TMEM64 family protein, producing MKKLTIIQIFKASLRDATRTTPLGFNSERSRSVKSIDARNFQKFFNLCALILIILASSFSLNTDPALAQELANSNSFNPQAILREALQWIESLGALGAIAFIAIYIVATVAFFPGSILTLGAGVIFGAVWGSLYVFIGATLGATAAFLVGRYLARGWVAGKIADNKKFAAIDQAVGKEGLKIVLLTRLSPIFPFNLLNYAFGITGVSLQDYFIGSLGMIPGTIMYVYIGSLAGNLAMIGTETQPTNPTLQWAIRILGLIATVAVTVYVTRIARKALEEEL from the coding sequence ATGAAAAAACTAACAATCATTCAGATATTTAAAGCCTCTCTGCGAGACGCTACGCGAACGACTCCGCTCGGCTTTAACAGTGAGCGAAGCCGAAGTGTTAAAAGTATTGATGCCAGAAACTTCCAGAAGTTTTTTAACCTCTGCGCATTAATATTAATAATATTGGCAAGTAGTTTCTCATTAAACACAGACCCGGCTTTGGCACAAGAATTGGCAAATTCAAATTCTTTCAATCCCCAAGCAATTTTACGCGAAGCCTTGCAGTGGATTGAAAGCCTAGGTGCGTTAGGAGCCATAGCTTTTATTGCTATTTATATTGTCGCTACCGTTGCTTTTTTCCCTGGTTCTATTCTCACTTTGGGGGCTGGTGTAATTTTTGGCGCAGTTTGGGGTTCTCTCTACGTGTTTATCGGTGCAACCCTTGGCGCTACCGCTGCTTTCCTCGTCGGACGTTATTTAGCAAGGGGTTGGGTTGCTGGTAAAATTGCAGATAACAAAAAATTTGCCGCCATTGACCAAGCGGTAGGTAAAGAAGGATTAAAAATTGTCCTGTTAACGCGACTGTCTCCCATATTTCCTTTCAATTTGCTCAACTATGCCTTTGGCATCACGGGAGTTTCACTTCAAGATTACTTCATCGGCTCTCTAGGGATGATTCCTGGAACCATCATGTACGTTTATATTGGTTCCCTTGCAGGTAATCTGGCGATGATTGGGACTGAGACTCAACCTACCAACCCAACTTTACAATGGGCAATTCGCATCTTGGGTTTGATTGCGACAGTCGCCGTTACAGTTTATGTAACCCGGATTGCCCGCAAAGCTTTAGAAGAGGAATTGTAG
- a CDS encoding TVP38/TMEM64 family protein codes for MNKRLLNSKLKLLLLSCLAVTFIIAAKQLNFQGLLQTLVIWVESLGVLGPIAYIVIYNLATLLFIPGSLLTLKGGCLFGVFWGSIYVLIAATIGATLAFIIGRYLSRDWVSRQMEKHPKFKAIDLAVSKEGWKIVLLTRLSPIFPFNLLNYAFGVTQVSLKDYILGSFGIIPGSVMYVYIGSLAGNLAMINTSHQPITPETQIWQWIMRVVGLIATVAVTVYITKIAQKALAQSVAVEEITTHEKTNNHSDI; via the coding sequence ATGAACAAGCGTTTATTAAATTCCAAACTCAAACTACTACTCCTAAGTTGCCTCGCTGTCACTTTCATAATTGCTGCTAAACAGTTAAACTTTCAGGGACTTTTACAAACTTTAGTCATTTGGGTTGAAAGTTTGGGTGTTTTAGGGCCTATCGCCTACATAGTTATTTACAACTTGGCAACATTACTGTTTATACCGGGTTCTCTTCTAACCCTCAAAGGTGGTTGTCTGTTTGGTGTATTTTGGGGATCAATATATGTGCTAATTGCTGCAACAATTGGAGCAACCTTGGCTTTTATTATTGGACGCTACCTGTCACGGGATTGGGTTTCTCGACAAATGGAAAAACATCCTAAATTTAAAGCGATTGATTTAGCAGTTTCCAAAGAGGGATGGAAAATTGTTTTGCTAACTCGTCTCTCTCCTATCTTTCCCTTCAATTTATTAAATTATGCATTTGGAGTAACACAGGTTTCTCTCAAAGACTATATATTAGGTTCCTTCGGCATTATTCCCGGTAGTGTAATGTACGTTTATATTGGTTCTTTAGCTGGGAATCTTGCCATGATTAACACCTCTCATCAACCAATTACTCCAGAAACTCAAATCTGGCAATGGATAATGCGAGTAGTTGGGTTGATTGCTACCGTTGCTGTGACTGTGTATATCACAAAAATTGCTCAGAAAGCATTAGCTCAAAGTGTGGCAGTAGAAGAAATCACAACCCATGAAAAAACTAACAATCATTCAGATATTTAA
- a CDS encoding TIGR04283 family arsenosugar biosynthesis glycosyltransferase — protein sequence MSESIDAAKISIIIPAINEAGNIKKAIATTQANLNIEVIVVDGGSSDDTVAIAQSLNVKVISSSPGRAVQMNAGAVAASGEILLFLHADTRLPTGFDEMIRTALQQPGIVAGAFKLRIDASLLSLRWVEWGVNVRSHFYQIPYGDQAIFLTKEVFQQIGGFPELPIMEDFELMRRLKGIGHVVIIPTPVVTSARRWLQKGVLKTTLLNQIVIIAYLLGVSPERICSWYRREKFKRL from the coding sequence ATGAGTGAGAGTATTGACGCTGCTAAAATTTCGATTATTATTCCGGCTATTAATGAAGCGGGGAATATTAAAAAAGCTATTGCTACTACTCAAGCCAATCTAAATATAGAAGTCATTGTAGTCGATGGTGGCTCTAGTGATGATACTGTAGCGATCGCTCAGTCTTTAAATGTCAAAGTTATCTCATCATCTCCCGGTCGTGCTGTGCAAATGAACGCGGGTGCTGTAGCGGCTAGCGGCGAAATTCTGTTATTTCTCCATGCAGATACCCGTTTGCCAACTGGGTTTGATGAGATGATTCGCACGGCATTACAACAGCCTGGGATTGTGGCTGGTGCTTTTAAGTTGCGGATTGATGCGTCACTTTTAAGTTTACGATGGGTAGAGTGGGGGGTAAATGTGCGATCGCATTTTTACCAAATTCCCTATGGCGACCAAGCAATTTTTTTAACTAAGGAAGTATTTCAGCAAATAGGTGGCTTTCCCGAATTGCCTATCATGGAAGATTTTGAACTCATGCGTCGTTTAAAAGGCATCGGACACGTTGTAATTATTCCTACACCAGTTGTCACCTCAGCCCGTAGATGGTTGCAAAAGGGAGTATTGAAAACTACGCTACTCAATCAAATAGTAATTATTGCTTATTTGCTCGGTGTTTCACCTGAGCGAATTTGTAGCTGGTATCGCCGAGAAAAATTTAAGAGGCTTTAA
- a CDS encoding CU044_2847 family protein: MTQLTPIQLEDGTIIDIEATNNVDAPPVITEVSPEGEEEALIDKGWDADAAQKQIVQNFQAIEGTIRAYTVYSLNAFKKIPVANIDKLTLEFGIKVGGEAGIPYITKGTAESNLKVTVECSFPDQPEKQTQQS; the protein is encoded by the coding sequence ATGACTCAACTCACACCTATTCAATTAGAAGATGGCACGATTATTGACATTGAGGCTACAAATAATGTAGATGCTCCGCCAGTGATTACCGAAGTTTCCCCGGAGGGAGAAGAAGAAGCACTAATTGATAAGGGATGGGATGCTGATGCTGCACAAAAGCAAATAGTCCAAAATTTCCAAGCAATTGAAGGTACAATTCGGGCTTACACTGTTTATTCACTGAATGCTTTTAAGAAAATCCCTGTTGCCAATATTGATAAACTCACTTTAGAATTTGGGATCAAAGTTGGCGGTGAAGCAGGTATACCTTACATAACTAAAGGCACGGCTGAAAGTAATCTGAAGGTAACGGTAGAGTGTTCGTTTCCTGACCAACCGGAAAAGCAAACTCAGCAATCATGA
- a CDS encoding caspase family protein has protein sequence MSRDALVVGINTYDRLKCLNAPAADGEAIAQILQQYGEFRVTRLPAVKDKENETIRIGKQTKVSLTQLEKAIVQLFKPDGKPPDTALLYFSGHGLRKNLGIQEGFLATSEVNPDAGNWGFSLQWLRRLLQESEVRQQIVILDCCYSGEVLNFAEADPGDRGKGRDRCFIAASRDFEVVFEEINSQHSVLTAALLQGLEPKQDRWVSNYTLVDLYQFYVRLHRSVK, from the coding sequence ATGAGTCGAGACGCTTTGGTGGTGGGAATTAATACGTATGACCGCTTAAAATGTCTCAACGCACCAGCTGCCGATGGTGAAGCGATCGCTCAAATCTTACAACAATATGGGGAGTTTCGGGTAACGCGGCTACCAGCAGTCAAAGATAAGGAAAATGAGACGATTCGCATTGGTAAGCAAACTAAAGTTAGTTTAACTCAGTTAGAAAAAGCGATCGTCCAATTGTTTAAGCCAGATGGTAAGCCACCTGACACAGCACTGCTGTATTTTTCTGGTCATGGATTGCGGAAAAATCTGGGGATTCAGGAAGGCTTTTTAGCAACGAGTGAAGTCAACCCCGATGCGGGTAATTGGGGATTCTCTTTGCAATGGCTGCGGCGACTGCTGCAAGAAAGTGAAGTCAGACAACAAATTGTGATTTTGGATTGCTGTTATAGCGGAGAAGTGCTAAATTTTGCAGAGGCAGATCCAGGCGATCGCGGTAAAGGTAGAGACAGGTGTTTTATTGCGGCTTCTCGTGATTTTGAAGTAGTTTTTGAAGAGATTAACAGCCAACACAGCGTTCTCACTGCTGCACTGCTTCAAGGTTTGGAACCAAAACAAGACCGTTGGGTGAGTAACTACACCTTAGTAGACTTATACCAATTCTATGTGAGGCTGCATAGAAGCGTAAAATAG
- the trxA gene encoding thioredoxin yields MATKKQFNSFEEMLSASDVPVLVDFYADWCGPCQMMVPILEQVNAQLKDRLRIVKIDTEKYTDLATEYKIASLPTLVLFKQGKPVDRIEGVMQAPQLVQYLQTKI; encoded by the coding sequence ATGGCAACTAAAAAGCAATTCAACAGCTTTGAAGAGATGCTGTCTGCTTCTGATGTACCTGTATTAGTAGATTTTTATGCTGACTGGTGTGGTCCCTGTCAAATGATGGTGCCAATTTTAGAGCAAGTCAATGCCCAACTTAAGGATCGCTTAAGGATTGTCAAAATCGACACAGAAAAATACACAGATTTGGCTACTGAGTATAAAATTGCATCTCTTCCAACCTTAGTACTGTTTAAGCAGGGTAAGCCTGTGGATAGGATAGAGGGAGTGATGCAAGCACCGCAGTTGGTGCAATATCTACAAACAAAGATTTAA